TCTTACTCAACCAATCTGGAACCAATATATTCActcaaaaaagtaaaagacagaAGATTTTCAAGCAAAGTTCAACAAGAGATTTGTTCAGAGAGATAGTTGGGAACACTAGATAAGCTTTTTCCAAAACATCAAAAGCTCCAACAGACAGTTCAAAATGAAAGAATCATAAAGAAAACCCATTCTGCTAAAAGTACACATACATGAATATAGCAGGAATTTTGTTGACACTTGACAGCAGTTTAGTAATGAATAGCTCTTAGCCCAAAGAAAAGGtaaacaaacaaaagaaataagaataagaacTGCATTGTTCATTGTACATTCATGACTAAGAGAAGCAAGGGCTGATTTTCTTACCTGAGAGAACCAAAGGTAAGAACACAGATAAATTCAGCAAATAGATGATCCTTCCCTGACTTTCTGATGTTCGCCAGGACTCCATATCCATTTAAGTTATTAACCGCTAAAGAAAGACATTCCTGACAATGTaatagaaagaagaaagagctaaATAATATATACTTGCAGCATTATGttctttctcaaaatataaatacatatttcaAGTCATACCATGTTAGTTTTGCCATTTCGCAGAGAGAGTTCCCCTTCAAGCCAAGCAACACATAAAGGCTGGCACAACTTATGAATGACATCATTAAAAATGCCCAGAGAGTCATCATTGCCAAAGGTAACAGCATTTGCAGAAATACTATCTACCTGTTAAGGTGCAAACCATTATTAAAGACAGAATAGGAAAGGAAAAACAAAAGTGAACTATAAAGCCATCAGCTCCTTTTCCATCATCTGTTACTGCCGATGTGAAACATTAAAATGCTAATGCCCTATTACCACACAAATCTTATCATGGACACCAAAATACTGACTCAAAAATAttgctaaaaaagaaaaaaaacttcatCCAAAATAAACCTTATAGGAGTGCAAAGCTGTACATCAATGCCATCTATTAAGAAATTAACCTTGATcctaacaacaacaaaaaatagaCCTTAGGCCTAACTCAATCCTGAGAGATAGCTCATGAGGTAAATATTGTCCAAGACCTCATAAAGGCTATAACTCATATCCTCAATCAATGTGAGATTTTAACACCAAATCTGGAGAGTGGATAATATAACATGGGAGCACAACAATGGAAACCCAACAACAGGGATGCACAAGACTTAGCTACCATGTTAAGAAAAATGAACATTAGACCTTACTCAATCCCAAAAGCTAGCTTATGAGATGAGAATTATCTAGTACAAAAGTAAAGAGACTAGCTCATACCCCAACCAATGTAGGACTCATCAGTCAACTGTAGGTGTGTTTTTCTTAACAAGGTATGAAAGCCAAATGCCCAAACCCATTCATGTTGTATTACCCTATGTTCAATCCCCATGTTATGTTATCCACGCTCCAAATGCCCATCGTGGAGCATACGAGGAATATTAAAACCAGTATACCACTCCACTTTTAAGAATGGTTGAATCATAAGTGTACTTTCAGTAAGATTGTGAAGGATCTAGTACAAGCTGTTTTCTTCATGAAACAAATTCATATGTACCGAATATTTTTCACTATGCTCCATTAGTTTCATGAGTAAATGAGTCTAGTTTATAGTATCAGCAAGATATTCTGTCTAATATGGCAATGATAGAGACAGTGCCTGCCTCTTTCTTGAGCAACTGAAAAGACGCCCACAGCAGCCTTAACCTTGGACCTTGAGCAAGGGTGGACAAATTTGAAGGTTGTTTTCCACAGTTCTGTTCAAATTCAATAACACCAAGATCCACTTGTTTTATGGAAGATAGAGAATTCATCAGTTTTACTTTTACGACATCCCATGCAAATTCTATGCTGGTGCGATCATTGTTTCTCCTCACACTGCAGTTAGACATGGAAAAGAACTAACAATGAAAAGTGATACATAGATCTAACAATTAAAATGTTACATAGACCAAACACAGTCAAAAGACTGCAAAGCACCTTCAGTTAACTAAAATACCACTTTAAAAAAGCTCTGGTCTAACATTCTTACCTACCCAAAGAGGTCATCCTGTCAGGGTCCACAACTCCACTTTGGATCTTTCCTCCAGTATCTAAAGGAGAATTTTTTTCGGAAGGTATTACTCCAGCTATATATGTAAGGACTATACTGGCCATGAGAAGCATTTGGTCAATGGTAGGAATCCATTCAGAAATTACTACAGCATCAGCATCAACAAGAGAAGCGAGGCAAAAGCACCTCTTGCAATTTTGCATGTTTGATCTTCTCTCCAGCTTTATTAAGTACGGAGTTATGACCTTCCAAATGCTCGATGATGGAAAGCGAGATATTTTACAACTTCCAAAGCAAAATCCCCTGAGCCATAGATTGCGAGTATCAGACATCActgaaataaaatttctttctaattttttttaaaatgggaaTCACCTTATCATATTGATGGCTATGCAACAGGAAATAAGAGGAAAGCCTGTCTATTCAAACATGGAAGCGTATGATTTAAACTCCATAACCAGAAACTCTTAAGGGATAAAGAAGCTTTAGAGTGACACAGTCTTCAGGATATCTTCtataattttatctttttttgcaACTATATCCAGAGAATCTGGTTACctttatctcaaaaaaaaaaaaggagaaatctATCTAAGTGGTCAGATCAGGAAACAAGACCTGTGCATCAATATAGGTGAGCTTTTCGGCCTGAAGAACTGTTGTTTCAAGAGCTGTCCATTGTCAAGCAGCTTAAAACTTGAAGTGAAAGCCACCTGTCCTGCCAtctgtaattttattttcttagtaaaaagattcaattgattttccacaTACTGCAAGATGCTGACACGACCTTGACTTCCAAAGCAACCACTGCATAACAATAAATGATAATCAATTACACCGATGAACATCCAGTCACTACAAAAAAGTATTCTAATATTGTCATTCCTTTTCCATGTGGTGGGCTATGTTACATGTtttatcttctttcttttgtacaacaacaacaacatagccagtgtaatcccacaagtgaggttTGGGAAGAGTAGGATGTAAATAGATGTTATCCTACCTTTGtggggtagagaggttgttttcaatAGACTCTTGGCGCAACAGGTAGTAGTGAAAAATGAAGAATGAGATACTACGTGAATACTAACTAATACTACTAAATAAGGAGATGATGAGAAGAGGAGATTGACCCCATGCCTCTCCCACATAAAAGTACGACAACACTCGCTACCTACTACCCTACCCTTATCCTCACCTCCATACCATTCTATCTAGAATCATGTCCTAAATAACTTAATATAtgtcatgtcttgtctaatcatctctctcaagttcttctttatcctacctctacctctcctaAAACCTATTATAGtaaacctctcacacctctttATTGGTGCATCCGCGCACCTACTCCTCACATGTACGAAGTATCTTAGTATCGCTTCCCTCGTCTTGTATACTATGAAGGTCACTCTCACCCTGTCCTGTATAACCTCGTTCATAATCTTATATCCCCTAGTATACACACACATCCATCTCCACtaccttcatcttttgaacataTGCATTCTTAACTAGCCAACATTCTTCCCTTTACACTAATGTgagtctaaccaccactctgtacaacttacctttaagtcTTTGTGATGCATTCTTATCACACAACACCCCAAATGCGAGCCCCATTTCACCCACCCAACTCTAATGCGATaagtgacatcatcatcaatctcccacccaaaatacttgaaaattccTCTCTTGGGTATGACGTGTGTATCGATCTTTACTTCCACCTCCGCTTCATGCATTACGTCCGCTGAACTTGCATTCCACATACTCTGTTTTAGTCATTCTTAACCTAAAACATTTAGATTCTAGAGTTTGTTTTCAAACCTCTAGCCTATTGTTAACTCCACCACATGTCTCATCAATCAATACTATGTCATCTGTGAATAACATGCAACATAGTACCTTGCTTGAATATGTTGCATTAATTCGTCCATCACTAAGTCACCTTTTCACTTTTGTATGCAGCTCTCATAGTGTATGAATGAAACATGTCATCCCCGTATACAGTGGCGGAGCCACCTTGTCGTTATGAAGCCCCTTCTacagaaaattatactatttatatatagttaaaataattttttatttatatattagatGTCAAaccctcttcgactagttcgtgtatctacttcttcaaattttgaacccccttaatCAAAATCTTAGCTCCGCCACTGCCCGTACATATGAAttccaacaagaagaaaaaaagagctTTTGTCTTCTTTTATTACATAGAGTTGATCAAATTTCCGTAAAATTCCAAAGCATTAGACAAATGAACCTCATAACAAATTACATTTGTCCGCCCTAAATATGACATGTACAAATTGTAAATGAAGCTTTAGAATGGCTAAAAAAGCACTTGCATCCTTAAAACAAATAAACTATCATAGAATATCAAAACACAATACAAATGTATGCATAAAAAGAGTAGCATTTCGATTCCCTGACATGTTTGGATTGTACTGCTCACGAAGTGTGTCACAGTGTACTATAGCATCTACCATGtcaacaaaaaacaaaaaaaaatccttcACTATACTAATAAGACTCTTCAACAAACAGAATGCACAACATTTATACAGGCGGGCAAAGCATTGAAGAAGATATAATTTCATCAGCAACAGGCGATACACATACCAATGATTTTGTAGCGGAATGCAGATTGCGATTGCTTAGAATTCTAAAAAGCTCATTATTTAGATGTCTAAAGGCTCAATCCATGAAGACGTTGATGTACTAGTTCGAACAGAGTAAAACCCTAGATATCAGAGAGAGAAAGAGGAGCAAAACGGAGAAAGCGAGAGGGAAAGCAGTGGTGGGAATGAAGATTACTGGATTGAAAATGTGCGTACCTGGAGTTATCCAAATAGCGCACTCCCTTTCTACACAACAAATGAATACCAAAAGGCAACGGCCCTAATCTAATGCCGCACTTCCTttaattgtgtttttttttcctgCTTATTTAAACGCCTATTCGCTgttttagagcccgtttggattggcttaaaaaaattaacttttatgtatgaattgcttttagaactttgaagtgctgaaagttatttttataaataagcagttgagtgtttagATAAAAGtacttatgatgtgaattttagggttaaaagaataaaaaaaggtagtttaggaatttagttaaaatataagggatataaaaataatttccatggtcaaagaaaatgactttaagcactttggaaaaaaaaagttaggaatcctaacttttcatttttgactgactttaagaactttatggcttaaaatcagcattaggcaaatacgtccaaaagctaaaaaggggctttaagttgattttgaccaacttaaagtcaatccaaacgggctcttagagAAAAAGTCTTAGGGTGAGGTTTGgataaacttattttaagtaatttataaattaaaaattatttataatttaaaaaaataattaggtgcagcttaatttattttttttgatttataagttgttttcaatttatatgctgtttaaaataaatccattcaaacaaactcaattatttattggaattattttaagcacaatatgattttaagttggtcaatcaaacactcaaaaaaactgaaaacagcttataagtaacttataagtcaattcaagCAGGCTCTTAGCAATAGGTTTAAAATATTCCATTAATTATGCACTtatcatatttaattttttaattatttaaaaacttATAGGTTTTATCCCTTAACTATACACTTATAAGTTTTAGTCCTTTAAGTATTTAAATAGTTAACAGGTTTGGTGTCTTATCCATTTTTTATACAAATACTTTAGGTATATATTAACGGAATCTATGCCTCAGTGAAAATAAATCATTAACCCATTTTTTAGTTGTTTCTCTTTTCCCGctacttttttttccaattacTCTTATTAAAAGAACCTTACCTCAacgattcaaaataaaattcatgagaaaagaaaatagtCATAATTTTATTCAACGGAGGATAAAATGAAGCATATTATTGTTACTGTTGACTTGAATAtgctaaaatttattataagaagaaaaagttattACAAGTTAGGTGTGGGAgagatttatttaaatttaataaaaatgaatttcttacaatgaaaataaaattaaaagttctATTCTCACATGTTTTGATTCCAAATTTTATACTCCAACGACTTTAttgaagaaaaattatttaattcttcagaagttgaaatttataaaatggTAGATTTGCAACTTTTAttagttttttaattttaaaatagatcAATTTTATTATTCTGTTCGTTTTATTTTACGTAGAGAAATTTGAGtaataagataaaatatctcatttttcttttatatgaaaaataaaattaaaaaaattcgtGATGATTATATATCGTTAACCGCTAAAGAAGGGAACATAGCATATTTAAGTCATTGACAACAATAATATGTTTTATTTTCTCCTCCATTGAATAAAATTAGGACTTATATCTTCTTTCCAcgttaatttaattttgaatcgTTGAGGTTATTGTTCTTCTCATAAGAGTAATTTGAAGAACAGGTAGCGGGGAGAGAGaaacaattgaaaaaaatgaattaaagatTTAATTTCACGAAGGCATGAGTTTCGctaatataaatataagttatttgtataaaaaatggaaaaataccaaacttgaTAAGTTTTTGAATACTTAAAGGACTAAAATCGATAAGTGTATAGTTAAGGGATCAAGCCTGATAAGTTTTTTTGAATAGTTAAATGATTAAATACGATAAGTATACAATTAAGGAACTATTTTAGACCTACTCATATAGTTAAGGGACTATTTAAGACATTTTCTCCGACGTTTATATCAAACTAGTTAACATGGACATCAACATACTAACATATTTGTCCATTTTTACTTTCccaatttagaaaaaaaaaatatttatcacttaatttctaatttatctcttaatttctaatttatttttatcattaattataatttaatatatttttaaaatattaaatttatgatatttaaGGAGTAATATAATGAAATTATCATTGTATATAATTCACTAAAAgatgtgtcaagtcaaaactcTACGAATAATAATGAACGGAGGGCGTACAATCAACGTACTtttaaatacaatatataaatgtatacaaaaaataattctatAAAATGAGGGAATATAGACAAaaagtagaaaatattttttgtatacatttatataaaattttaaaaaatcagtagaaaattatatatatcaaaCACTTTTTTAGGGCCcacatttgaatatttttagtagaaaatttcatatttagtgCCTACTTTTGAAgttattgatatatatttttaaatttttaaaataaaaatgtattaacaaaatattcttgaactatttatttttaaaaatccaaTAAAAAGGCTCAAATAATTTCTATTTAATCTAAATGACGAAGGTAAGATTCAAATACGAGAATGAAATAGAAATtggatagaaaaaaataaaaacaaattgtGTACAATAAATTATTGGGTTTCTTTAAAGAATAATCTTTAAAAGATAAGGTGTAATGTGAATTGGaaaatgaaatttgaagaaagtTCATTTATGTAAGTTGAAGGGGAGAACTTTTGTACTTATATTTAAAAGAACTTCCTCTAGTTGTTAAAGAGTTGAGAAGAGAGTCTTCCCTCATATCGTCGTCGTCATTCGACTATggcttcaatttattttttatttctactaattaatttcttttttctgaTATTAATACACGTAATGTATTTCTGAATTGAAAAGACATTACTTTTCATGAATAGACAAGTTATCACCTCTTCATTTCCTATGTTTTCAAATGCGTTTTTGGGGCAATTCCTGGAGCAGAGTGCACCGAAAATGCTTCAGGCTGCAAATGAAAAGCATAGATCTATAagatattaaatttaattttttattattttaaaagtagtTTACCTACAATTTATGTTTTGTGTTATTGGCATAATGATATTTATACTTCATGCTATCATGTTTTTAGGTCGTGgtgattttttctaaaatatacaAAGAAAGAAATTACCGCTCACATAAAATGACACTCCCATAAATAAGTTTTTAGATAATCATGcttgaaattgatagaaaagAGATTTCGTAGCACCATGTTTTTGAGataactttatttaatttttgtcattGCTCTTAAACTTTTTAAATTACTCATTCTttgaaatatacaaataataattagttcCACTATTAGTTGAGGGTGGAAATGACTAGTAAATGTGGAAATGAAAgctgatttattttttaaaaagattatctcattatttttatttttttgttctgTTACGTTTCTcaagaaaacaaatataatattattt
This DNA window, taken from Solanum dulcamara chromosome 3, daSolDulc1.2, whole genome shotgun sequence, encodes the following:
- the LOC129882666 gene encoding uncharacterized protein LOC129882666; this translates as MAGQVAFTSSFKLLDNGQLLKQQFFRPKSSPILMHRGFCFGSCKISRFPSSSIWKVITPYLIKLERRSNMQNCKRCFCLASLVDADAVVISEWIPTIDQMLLMASIVLTYIAGVIPSEKNSPLDTGGKIQSGVVDPDRMTSLGSVRRNNDRTSIEFAWDVVKVKLMNSLSSIKQVDLGVIEFEQNCGKQPSNLSTLAQGPRLRLLWASFQLLKKEVDSISANAVTFGNDDSLGIFNDVIHKLCQPLCVAWLEGELSLRNGKTNMECLSLAVNNLNGYGVLANIRKSGKDHLFAEFICVLTFGSLRKAGFYNDSLFMEHGVSILEDLVIMLADGIASMYLELISVDSSMSNEMNNLGLSLCTLSTRALQKLRNEAAMSQWFHQNMEAVVSMYEDRFDLYTLQRQLIEESSKSKVQNDNWWKKLRVMSSQPVLSQLSTILINQISIPVKRTKELRALTGWRYYYSLLLELADIAMPLIRTVISRLSDAISFFLVSLIGRSLGLIYTGIRQSLRWK